GGGAGCACCTAAGTGCTTAGCTAATTGTCTAACTTGGCGCTTTGAAAGACCAAAAAGCGGTACTAGGTCACATGCGCCATCACCCCACTTGGTAAAAAAGCCTGTAATGTTTTCAGCAGAGTGGTCTGTGCCAATCACTAAGCCACCGAGAATGCCTGCAATGTGGTACTGAGTTACCATGCGGCTACGCGCTTTTACATTACCTTTTGAAAAATCGATTTGGCTTTCACTTGCACTAAGCAGTTGTGCACTTTCTAAAGCGGTTAAGGTTTCTTGGTTAATACCATCAGCGCCTGCTTTGATGTTGGTTGTTACCACATGGCTTGGTTGGATAAAAGAAAGCGCAGTTTGAGCGTCTTCTTCATCAGCCTGAATACCATAAGGCAGTCTGACCGCTATAAATTTGTACTCTTCAGTTGCGTGCTCTTGGTTCAACTCGTCAACGGCAAGTTGCGCTAAACGGCCGCAAGTGGATGAGTCGACACCACCACTGATGCCCAATACAAGGTGCTTAAGTGAG
The nucleotide sequence above comes from Thalassotalea euphylliae. Encoded proteins:
- the nadE gene encoding ammonia-dependent NAD(+) synthetase, encoding MNQQVIIEEMKVLPEIDPAYEVERRVAFIKKQLTSSSLKHLVLGISGGVDSSTCGRLAQLAVDELNQEHATEEYKFIAVRLPYGIQADEEDAQTALSFIQPSHVVTTNIKAGADGINQETLTALESAQLLSASESQIDFSKGNVKARSRMVTQYHIAGILGGLVIGTDHSAENITGFFTKWGDGACDLVPLFGLSKRQVRQLAKHLGAPSILVEKAPTADLEDLDPGKKDEDALGLSYDQLDDFLEGKVVSDEVRDHIVAIYNKTQHKRLAIPTIYD